Proteins encoded in a region of the Atopobium sp. oral taxon 416 genome:
- a CDS encoding ABC-F family ATP-binding cassette domain-containing protein — translation MIVLADKITKSFGSRVLYAAATLQLNAGERWALVGPNGAGKTTFLHILMGLETPDEGTVSFAKGTTIGYLEQETEISGDKTALQEVIDSAKEVKHWERKVHELENKISVTPEGDALNHLLEDYAHAQERFETFGGYELDSRARQILTGLGFPVEDLDKPAKDFSGGWQMRIVLSKLLLRNPDLLLLDEPTNHLDLESVQWFEKFLTSYKGAVLIVSHDRAFMDACVSHVAAIENRCITTYVGNYKSYLKQREDNLEQMRAKRAAQEREIAHMQVFVDKFRYKPKKAAQAQERMKRIEQIKKELVILPEGTKHVHFKFPDPPRTGDEVVSLKEVSKSFGDNHVYKDVNLSFYRGDHVALVGPNGAGKSTMIKLICGIFKPDTGTITLGQNVTRAYYAQHQLEELHSGNTVMQEIDSAAPGWTSSQERKLLGAFLFHGDDVDKRVSVLSGGEKARLALAKMLVEPAPLLLFDEPTNHLDIDSVDILEDALKDFPGTIILISHDEHLVRTIANKVVDIRDHKVTLYDGDYEYYQWKRTELEAQAQGDSNKIPASEKKQAPKVEKIKEQKRAEAGARHQRQKALRKDKKRLAEIEAALDPAHERYDELMKQMADEKLYNDTDKFNQCMQEYQALSKKIPKLEDEWLDLSTKIEEASKA, via the coding sequence TTGATTGTACTTGCAGATAAGATAACGAAATCATTTGGCAGCCGCGTCCTCTACGCGGCTGCTACCTTGCAGCTCAACGCAGGGGAGCGCTGGGCTCTCGTTGGCCCCAACGGAGCGGGTAAGACGACCTTTTTGCATATTCTGATGGGTCTGGAGACCCCTGATGAGGGGACCGTGTCCTTTGCAAAAGGTACCACCATCGGCTACCTGGAGCAGGAGACGGAGATCTCGGGAGACAAGACAGCACTACAGGAGGTTATCGACTCCGCCAAAGAGGTCAAGCACTGGGAGAGAAAAGTCCACGAACTTGAGAACAAGATCTCGGTGACACCCGAAGGCGACGCGCTCAACCATCTGCTTGAGGACTATGCGCACGCCCAGGAGCGCTTTGAGACGTTCGGCGGCTACGAGCTGGATTCCCGTGCCCGCCAGATCCTCACTGGTCTCGGATTCCCGGTTGAGGATCTCGATAAACCTGCAAAAGATTTCTCCGGTGGCTGGCAGATGCGCATTGTGCTCTCGAAGCTGTTGCTGAGGAATCCGGATCTGTTGCTGCTCGACGAGCCGACCAACCATCTGGACTTGGAAAGCGTCCAGTGGTTTGAAAAGTTCCTCACCTCCTACAAGGGTGCTGTCCTGATTGTCTCACACGATCGTGCCTTTATGGATGCCTGTGTCTCTCATGTAGCCGCTATCGAAAACCGATGTATTACCACCTACGTGGGCAACTACAAGAGCTACCTCAAGCAGCGTGAGGATAACCTGGAGCAGATGCGCGCCAAGCGTGCTGCTCAGGAACGTGAAATTGCACACATGCAGGTCTTTGTGGACAAGTTCCGCTATAAGCCGAAGAAGGCTGCCCAGGCGCAGGAACGCATGAAGCGTATCGAGCAGATCAAAAAGGAGCTCGTGATCCTGCCTGAAGGCACCAAACACGTACACTTCAAGTTCCCGGATCCTCCCAGGACCGGGGATGAAGTGGTCTCGCTCAAGGAGGTCTCCAAGTCCTTTGGGGACAACCATGTGTACAAAGATGTGAATCTCTCCTTCTACCGGGGAGATCATGTCGCGCTGGTGGGTCCCAACGGCGCCGGTAAGTCAACGATGATAAAGTTGATCTGTGGGATCTTCAAGCCTGACACTGGAACCATCACGTTGGGGCAAAATGTCACTCGCGCCTATTATGCGCAGCACCAGCTGGAAGAGCTGCACTCCGGCAACACCGTGATGCAGGAGATCGACTCGGCTGCCCCGGGTTGGACGAGCTCGCAGGAGCGCAAGCTCTTGGGTGCCTTCCTCTTCCACGGGGACGATGTGGACAAGCGGGTCTCAGTCCTCTCCGGCGGCGAGAAGGCACGACTTGCACTTGCCAAGATGCTTGTCGAGCCGGCGCCACTCTTGCTCTTCGATGAGCCGACCAACCACTTGGATATCGACTCGGTCGATATCCTGGAGGATGCCCTCAAGGATTTCCCGGGCACGATCATCCTGATCAGCCACGATGAGCACCTGGTGCGCACCATCGCAAACAAGGTTGTGGATATCCGTGACCACAAGGTGACGCTCTACGATGGGGACTACGAGTACTACCAGTGGAAGCGCACTGAGCTGGAAGCCCAGGCGCAGGGTGACAGTAACAAAATCCCTGCTTCTGAGAAGAAACAGGCGCCGAAAGTCGAGAAGATCAAGGAGCAGAAACGTGCGGAGGCCGGAGCCCGCCATCAGCGTCAGAAAGCGTTGCGCAAGGACAAGAAGCGGCTCGCGGAGATTGAAGCCGCGCTCGATCCGGCGCATGAGCGCTACGACGAGCTGATGAAGCAGATGGCGGACGAGAAGCTCTACAACGACACCGACAAATTCAATCAGTGCATGCAGGAGTACCAGGCACTGAGCAAAAAGATCCCAAAGCTCGAAGATGAGTGGCTGGACCTTTCGACCAAAATTGAGGAAGCTAGCAAAGCATGA
- a CDS encoding DDE-type integrase/transposase/recombinase: protein MPPAYRLRKLIGICPCCPLSTPSRESRWVSYLLKGRKVLFPNQVCSTNITYIQTGKGTPTLATVIDRFSRYIVCWKPFDTMRAKEIVACARQAFTKHVTLSIMNFEQRGVFGSDTYAFTARLHACGAEPEQKGSDEGTTPSCKDGSAHSRANACGRRSTVHPPELKGDRREVRRVVQRGAGPRSLSCDTPVQWYRSIVCEAACPSMVLSVREGVQKGSGFPYLTGSDTSQNRRHL from the coding sequence GTGCCACCTGCTTACAGGCTGAGAAAGCTCATAGGTATCTGCCCCTGCTGCCCGCTCTCGACACCCAGCAGGGAGTCGAGGTGGGTCTCGTATCTGCTAAAGGGCAGGAAGGTCCTCTTCCCCAACCAGGTCTGCTCCACAAACATCACCTATATCCAGACAGGGAAAGGCACACCTACCTTGGCGACCGTCATCGATCGGTTCAGCCGCTACATCGTCTGCTGGAAGCCCTTTGACACCATGCGTGCCAAAGAGATTGTCGCCTGCGCCAGGCAGGCCTTCACGAAGCACGTGACCCTCTCCATCATGAACTTTGAGCAGAGAGGTGTGTTTGGCTCTGATACGTACGCATTCACTGCTCGCCTCCATGCATGTGGAGCAGAGCCTGAACAGAAAGGGTCAGATGAAGGGACGACGCCCTCATGCAAAGATGGCTCGGCACACTCAAGAGCAAATGCCTGCGGCAGGAGGAGTACAGTACACCCGCCAGAGCTTAAGGGTGACCGCCGAGAAGTTCGTCGCGTGGTACAGCGAGGAGCAGGCCCTCGGTCGCTTAGCTGTGACACGCCGGTACAATGGTACAGGAGTATCGTCTGCGAGGCTGCATGCCCTTCAATGGTACTGTCTGTACGGGAAGGGGTTCAGAAAGGATCAGGCTTTCCCTATCTTACAGGTTCGGACACTTCACAGAACCGGCGGCACCTCTAG
- a CDS encoding arginine repressor produces MSRRSERQRAIRQLVRTQQIHTQNEIVRNLGELGFDCTQTTISRDIADMGLLKSDRDFYQLPEDKKLSQLVSNMVKTVECAKNIIVVHTYPGSAPAVAGAIDAAALDHVLGTIAGDDTIFILANDATSARQVGSLIDTLVPQH; encoded by the coding sequence ATGAGCCGAAGAAGTGAGCGCCAACGCGCCATACGTCAGTTGGTCCGCACACAACAGATACATACGCAAAACGAAATCGTGAGGAATCTAGGCGAGCTTGGCTTTGACTGCACCCAGACGACGATTTCGCGTGACATTGCCGATATGGGTCTTCTGAAATCGGATAGGGACTTTTATCAGCTACCGGAGGATAAAAAGCTCTCGCAGCTGGTCTCTAACATGGTGAAAACCGTGGAGTGCGCCAAAAACATCATCGTGGTGCATACCTACCCGGGCAGTGCCCCGGCGGTAGCCGGGGCAATCGACGCAGCAGCGCTTGACCATGTATTGGGTACGATAGCCGGAGACGACACCATCTTTATCCTGGCAAATGATGCAACTTCCGCCCGTCAAGTGGGTAGTCTGATTGATACCCTCGTGCCACAGCACTGA
- a CDS encoding aspartate aminotransferase family protein, producing the protein MSLEEQQKLEDKYLMHTINRLPVEFVRGSGMHLWDDKGKQYTDFLGGIAVCSLGHCDPDVVKAVQDQAAQLMHVSNYFYIEHRGEVAKELSDLLDREAPADKATGWRTFFANSGAEANECAIKLVRMHAHNTHSGATKIVVLKNSFHGRTMETLAATAQPEKQEAFQPMPGGFIVTPINDLDALQHLFDQEGNQIAGMLVECIQGESGVHPCTPEFLQKAEELTHSVGGLFVCDEVQCGMFRTGKAFGFQNYGIVPDVVAMAKAIANGFPMGACAARGEAANDFGPGDHGSTFGGSNLAIAACAATLPKLADPALAKNVQMTGAYLREQLAKLPAVVQVRGLGLMVGCDLDEKYNACEVVSKALDEGFVLNATGPSTLRFVPPLICSISDIDELIVALGKMLV; encoded by the coding sequence ATGTCATTAGAAGAACAACAGAAGCTTGAAGACAAATATCTGATGCATACAATCAACCGACTCCCCGTTGAGTTCGTGCGAGGGTCTGGCATGCATCTGTGGGATGACAAAGGAAAACAGTACACCGATTTCCTCGGGGGGATCGCCGTGTGCAGTTTGGGGCACTGTGATCCGGATGTCGTGAAGGCGGTGCAGGATCAAGCCGCACAGCTCATGCACGTGTCGAACTACTTCTATATCGAGCATAGGGGTGAGGTAGCCAAAGAACTGAGCGACCTGCTGGATCGGGAGGCGCCCGCCGACAAGGCGACCGGATGGAGGACCTTCTTTGCCAACTCCGGCGCCGAAGCTAACGAGTGTGCGATCAAATTGGTCCGCATGCACGCACACAACACACATTCTGGTGCCACCAAGATCGTGGTCCTCAAAAACAGTTTCCATGGCCGCACGATGGAGACGCTTGCCGCCACCGCCCAGCCTGAGAAACAGGAAGCTTTTCAGCCGATGCCTGGTGGGTTTATCGTAACCCCGATCAACGATTTAGATGCTCTCCAGCATCTCTTTGACCAAGAAGGCAATCAGATTGCGGGTATGCTCGTGGAGTGCATCCAAGGAGAAAGTGGTGTTCACCCCTGCACGCCGGAGTTCCTTCAGAAAGCCGAAGAGCTTACGCACAGTGTGGGCGGACTCTTTGTGTGCGATGAGGTACAGTGTGGGATGTTCAGAACCGGCAAAGCCTTTGGTTTCCAGAACTATGGGATCGTGCCCGATGTGGTGGCGATGGCAAAGGCGATTGCCAACGGCTTTCCGATGGGTGCCTGCGCAGCGAGGGGTGAGGCAGCCAATGACTTCGGCCCGGGCGACCATGGCTCCACCTTCGGCGGCAGCAATCTCGCTATCGCTGCCTGTGCAGCAACGCTTCCCAAGCTCGCCGATCCTGCCCTTGCTAAAAATGTACAGATGACTGGTGCCTATCTGCGCGAGCAGCTTGCAAAACTGCCGGCGGTAGTCCAGGTCCGTGGTTTGGGTCTGATGGTCGGCTGTGATCTCGATGAGAAGTACAATGCCTGTGAGGTAGTGTCCAAAGCGCTCGATGAGGGGTTCGTCCTCAACGCGACCGGACCTTCGACGTTACGCTTCGTTCCGCCACTGATCTGTTCGATATCCGATATTGATGAGTTGATTGTTGCACTGGGGAAGATGCTTGTATGA
- the argB gene encoding acetylglutamate kinase, whose protein sequence is MARDIRASKERHSRVGQVLAEALPWIRSATGKTIVIKYGGSAMVDEQLRAQVMADVVLLKIIGMNPVIVHGGGKAISEAMKRLNLPVSFKDGLRVTDDEAMEVVRAVLVGQVNQDLVRDLNRHGNLAVGLSGVDGGTVMTEPLSPELGHVGRVTAVNAGLINDIVADAYIPVIASIGMGQDGTYYNINADIVAGEVAAAIGAHKIVFLTDVDGLYEDFSDKNSLISRLTEDEAKAMLTSGNVGKGMIPKVRSCITALDAGVPRAHIVNGTIPHVLLLELLTDEGAGTVFVGDEADQNLDLHPLGKFAEKLVDNADDRTVPSSGVAAGASLGADAPTPTQPKPDIKE, encoded by the coding sequence ATGGCAAGGGACATCCGCGCTTCCAAAGAGCGGCACAGCAGAGTCGGGCAGGTTCTAGCGGAAGCTCTGCCTTGGATCCGGTCTGCGACCGGTAAGACGATTGTGATCAAATACGGCGGCTCCGCAATGGTGGACGAGCAGCTGCGCGCTCAGGTGATGGCTGATGTGGTGCTCCTCAAGATCATCGGGATGAACCCTGTGATTGTGCACGGCGGTGGGAAAGCCATCTCCGAGGCGATGAAGCGGCTCAATCTGCCGGTCTCCTTCAAGGACGGCCTCAGGGTCACCGACGACGAGGCGATGGAAGTTGTGCGGGCGGTGCTCGTAGGGCAGGTCAACCAGGATCTGGTCCGCGACCTCAACCGCCACGGGAATCTGGCGGTTGGACTTTCAGGGGTCGACGGTGGCACCGTGATGACGGAACCGCTCTCGCCCGAGCTCGGACACGTCGGACGTGTAACCGCAGTCAATGCGGGACTCATTAACGATATCGTGGCGGATGCCTACATCCCAGTCATTGCCAGTATCGGTATGGGCCAAGACGGCACCTACTACAACATCAACGCCGACATCGTAGCTGGAGAGGTAGCGGCGGCGATTGGAGCCCACAAGATCGTCTTCCTGACCGATGTCGACGGCCTGTACGAGGACTTCTCTGACAAGAATTCGCTTATCTCACGTCTCACAGAGGACGAGGCGAAAGCGATGCTCACAAGTGGCAACGTCGGGAAGGGCATGATCCCGAAGGTGCGCAGCTGCATCACGGCGCTCGATGCCGGGGTGCCGCGCGCCCACATCGTAAACGGCACCATCCCCCATGTCTTACTGCTTGAGCTTTTGACTGACGAAGGTGCTGGCACAGTATTTGTGGGCGACGAGGCTGACCAGAATCTGGACCTGCATCCACTCGGGAAGTTCGCTGAGAAGCTGGTAGACAACGCCGACGACCGCACCGTGCCTTCAAGTGGAGTGGCAGCGGGCGCCTCACTCGGCGCGGATGCTCCAACGCCCACACAGCCGAAACCTGACATCAAAGAATAG
- the argJ gene encoding bifunctional glutamate N-acetyltransferase/amino-acid acetyltransferase ArgJ, with the protein MNITHVGHGGVTSAQGFAAGGIHAGLRKNPRRLDLALVESDSPCTTAMTATKNKFAAAPVQLDRQALGTPSVGTAQAILINSGIANAATGQEGLENAAKIRKLTADTIGCCEDDVLVASTGVIGEQLNVAPFATGVPKLQKTISADQKGGHDAACAIMTTDTHPKEFAVSYSDSGLDTTITVGGMVKGSGMIQPNMATMIAVITTDLPMSEGAAYQALAEAVGHSFNKVTVDSDTSTNDTCVLMASGEACPKNTVPIEANSKSYAQFAQALDRVTQHLAREIAADGEGSTKLVTVNVYGAANDQDADKAARAVANSPLVKTAIAGRDANWGRIAGALGKSGAAFDSSKVDIDMMSIPVMQSGMAVEFDEDKAAKAFEDPEIVLDINLRAGSASTTVWTCDLTHGYITINADYRS; encoded by the coding sequence ATGAATATAACGCATGTGGGACATGGGGGAGTGACGAGTGCACAGGGCTTTGCAGCTGGCGGCATCCACGCCGGACTGCGGAAGAACCCCAGACGCCTCGATCTCGCCCTGGTGGAATCTGATAGCCCGTGCACTACCGCAATGACCGCCACCAAGAACAAGTTTGCTGCAGCTCCGGTTCAGCTTGATCGTCAGGCTCTGGGAACCCCGAGTGTCGGCACTGCGCAAGCCATTCTGATCAATTCCGGTATCGCGAATGCCGCCACTGGGCAGGAGGGCCTCGAGAATGCTGCAAAGATCCGCAAGCTTACCGCTGACACGATCGGTTGTTGCGAGGACGATGTGCTTGTGGCCTCGACCGGCGTGATCGGTGAGCAGCTCAATGTGGCGCCGTTCGCAACGGGGGTGCCTAAGCTGCAGAAAACTATCTCTGCAGACCAAAAAGGTGGGCACGATGCGGCGTGCGCGATCATGACAACGGATACGCATCCCAAAGAGTTCGCGGTGAGCTATAGCGATTCAGGGCTGGACACCACAATCACCGTTGGTGGTATGGTCAAAGGCTCCGGCATGATTCAGCCGAACATGGCGACAATGATTGCCGTCATCACGACCGATCTGCCGATGTCTGAGGGTGCCGCCTACCAAGCGCTCGCCGAAGCCGTGGGCCACAGCTTTAACAAGGTCACGGTTGATTCGGATACCTCGACTAATGACACCTGCGTGCTGATGGCAAGCGGGGAGGCTTGCCCCAAGAATACGGTACCGATCGAAGCGAACTCGAAGTCATATGCACAGTTTGCCCAGGCGCTCGACCGGGTCACACAGCATCTTGCCCGGGAGATCGCCGCAGACGGGGAAGGCTCCACCAAGCTTGTCACGGTCAATGTGTACGGGGCGGCCAACGATCAGGATGCAGATAAGGCTGCGCGGGCAGTCGCAAATTCACCGCTTGTCAAAACCGCGATCGCTGGCCGCGATGCCAACTGGGGCCGTATCGCCGGAGCGCTCGGTAAGAGCGGGGCTGCATTTGACAGTTCCAAGGTCGACATCGATATGATGTCGATTCCAGTAATGCAGAGTGGTATGGCTGTCGAGTTCGATGAGGACAAGGCCGCAAAGGCTTTCGAGGACCCGGAGATCGTCCTCGATATCAACCTGCGTGCAGGATCTGCCTCCACCACGGTGTGGACGTGTGATTTGACCCACGGCTACATCACGATCAATGCGGACTATAGATCATGA
- the argC gene encoding N-acetyl-gamma-glutamyl-phosphate reductase, producing MGIEVGIIGAGGYAGIELVHLLLGHPTFTLTAIADNTLTGQRLDEVFPAFVGQSDLTFTHRDDPILDTCDMVFLAVPHTASLAITPHFIASGVTVIDLSADYRLRDPKIYEQWYGVPHTSPDLLGQAAFGLPEITGDQLAAAADKHAAGNSVLVACAGCYPTATSLSAYPAVSQGLAIGDVFVQAISGVTGAGKKPTARTHFCNADENVEAYGVKGHRHTPEIEQILNLPGHVVFIPHLAPLKRGLLSTVTIKLAHPVELDEVYALYTKFYSQSPFVHVLPQGVQPKTSSVVGTNNAHIGLELIRRSGVLVATCVIDNLTKGAAGQAVQCANIVCGLSQDEGLSQQAVPV from the coding sequence ATGGGTATCGAAGTAGGCATCATTGGGGCGGGCGGCTATGCAGGCATTGAGCTCGTGCACCTCCTGTTAGGGCACCCTACCTTCACCCTCACCGCTATCGCCGACAACACTCTGACAGGTCAGCGGCTCGACGAAGTATTTCCGGCGTTCGTAGGGCAGAGCGATCTGACCTTCACTCATCGCGATGATCCGATCCTCGACACCTGTGACATGGTGTTTTTGGCGGTGCCCCACACCGCATCCTTAGCGATCACGCCGCACTTTATCGCCTCCGGTGTCACCGTGATCGACCTCTCCGCCGACTACCGCCTGCGCGACCCTAAGATCTACGAGCAGTGGTACGGTGTGCCGCATACCTCTCCTGATCTGCTTGGCCAGGCAGCCTTCGGCCTGCCCGAGATCACCGGAGATCAGCTTGCAGCTGCAGCGGACAAACATGCTGCGGGTAACTCGGTGCTCGTTGCCTGTGCGGGCTGTTATCCGACGGCAACTTCGTTATCCGCCTATCCTGCGGTTTCACAGGGATTGGCAATAGGTGATGTCTTCGTTCAAGCCATCTCAGGCGTGACTGGAGCCGGCAAGAAGCCTACGGCACGGACCCATTTTTGCAATGCGGATGAAAATGTCGAGGCCTACGGTGTCAAAGGGCACCGCCATACCCCGGAGATTGAGCAGATCCTGAATCTCCCGGGACATGTTGTCTTTATCCCGCATCTGGCACCGCTCAAGCGCGGCTTGCTCTCAACCGTCACGATCAAGCTTGCACATCCTGTTGAGTTGGATGAGGTATATGCGCTGTACACGAAGTTCTATTCACAGAGCCCGTTTGTGCATGTATTGCCCCAAGGCGTCCAGCCCAAGACCTCGAGTGTAGTTGGCACGAACAACGCCCACATAGGCCTCGAACTCATACGACGATCGGGTGTGTTGGTAGCGACATGCGTCATCGACAACCTGACGAAAGGTGCCGCGGGACAGGCCGTGCAGTGTGCCAATATCGTCTGCGGGCTTAGCCAAGACGAAGGACTCTCCCAGCAGGCCGTGCCCGTGTAG
- the mgtA gene encoding magnesium-translocating P-type ATPase — translation MASKKLTPIRHTNRTAKLIRQTPRSAQTAAELTRKPKQIVYRKLDSCPTGLTDEEAQALREKGQVNRITGPHKDSKLKLLWRAVATPFNLVLLILAVMSFVTDVLSAPADQRDPSTFIIILTMIVASSIISFVQSSRSSDAVESLLDKIQITAAVTRNGETTEIPTDEIVPGDVVTVAAGDMVPADMRLVASKDLFCSTSSLNGESAPVEKTATPLGSSREGETYLDYPDVVYGGTTVVSGSGTGVVFAVGDDSVFGALAQSLSKDESSQTAFDTGIASVSKLLLGLTAAVVPLVFLINGFSKGSWTDALLFAIATAVGLTPEMLPVIVTSNLVRGSILMSHAGTIVKRMGAIQDFGSADVLATDKTGTLTENRIVLEKHLNMKLEESDEVLTYSYLNSFYQTGMRNLTDKAIVSEATKRLDIKTIGKAYEKVDEIPFDFERRRMSVVVRHTDGHRVLITKGAAEEMLACSTHKQVQGTASPLTGSDRQQTLAEVKKLNSQGLRVILISYKDNPRVAGELNARDESELTLIGYLAFLDPPKQFAKETVASIVRQGLRVKVLTGDNEAVTKAVCREVGIPTNTVLDGSEVESMSAEELTQKVDRCDIFVKLTPEGKTQVIRALRKAGHTVAFMGDGINDAPAMRAADVSVSVNTAVDVAKQAADIILLKSDLEILEEGVLLGRQVFVNTMKYIKITLSSNFGNILSVLIASIFLPFIPMLPLQLLVLDLMYGISCVSIPFDTVSERACEQPRPWTTKGLLPFMFVFGPVSSLMDIVTFALLFRYVCPMVVGAEWVGATLSQRALFIAVFHAGWFIESLWTQEMVIHALREPGLPFIGQHAAPPVLWATFGMSVLGTVLPYSDLAEALDFGPLPGWYLVAVAGIMVLYLILVSFAKAAYIHKDPEREVTFL, via the coding sequence ATGGCCAGCAAGAAGCTCACGCCCATCAGGCACACCAACCGGACCGCCAAACTAATACGGCAGACTCCCAGGTCAGCACAGACGGCAGCGGAGTTGACACGCAAACCCAAACAGATCGTCTATCGAAAACTTGATTCCTGCCCCACCGGACTTACCGACGAGGAGGCACAAGCACTCCGCGAGAAGGGGCAGGTCAACCGGATCACCGGGCCTCACAAAGATTCCAAGCTGAAGCTGCTGTGGCGCGCCGTTGCAACGCCATTTAATCTCGTCCTTCTGATTCTGGCAGTTATGTCATTCGTAACGGACGTGCTCTCAGCACCCGCCGACCAGCGCGATCCCAGCACCTTCATTATCATCCTCACGATGATCGTGGCGTCTTCCATCATCTCCTTTGTCCAGTCCTCACGCAGCTCCGATGCAGTCGAGAGCCTGCTGGACAAGATTCAGATTACCGCGGCGGTCACCCGGAACGGGGAGACAACCGAGATTCCAACCGATGAGATCGTACCAGGCGATGTGGTCACTGTAGCCGCAGGAGATATGGTCCCTGCGGATATGCGGCTGGTCGCCAGCAAGGATCTCTTCTGCTCCACAAGCTCGCTAAACGGGGAGTCCGCTCCGGTCGAGAAGACCGCGACACCGCTGGGGTCATCTAGAGAGGGTGAGACCTATCTGGATTACCCGGATGTGGTTTATGGCGGGACCACCGTCGTTTCCGGCTCCGGCACGGGCGTCGTCTTTGCGGTCGGTGATGATTCGGTCTTTGGGGCACTTGCCCAATCGCTCTCAAAGGATGAATCTTCACAGACTGCCTTCGACACCGGTATCGCCTCGGTCTCAAAACTGCTGCTCGGCTTAACTGCTGCCGTGGTACCACTCGTCTTTCTAATCAACGGATTCAGCAAAGGGAGCTGGACTGATGCCCTGCTCTTTGCTATCGCCACAGCGGTCGGTCTGACTCCGGAGATGCTGCCAGTCATTGTCACGAGCAATCTGGTGCGGGGCTCGATTCTCATGAGCCATGCCGGCACCATCGTGAAGCGGATGGGAGCGATCCAGGACTTCGGATCCGCTGACGTCCTCGCGACTGACAAGACCGGTACCTTGACCGAGAATCGCATCGTGTTGGAGAAACATCTAAATATGAAGCTTGAGGAATCCGATGAGGTACTTACCTATTCCTACCTCAACTCCTTCTACCAGACCGGGATGCGAAATCTGACGGATAAGGCAATCGTCTCTGAGGCAACAAAACGGCTCGATATAAAGACAATCGGCAAGGCCTACGAGAAGGTCGATGAAATCCCCTTCGACTTTGAGCGGCGTCGGATGTCCGTGGTAGTCCGTCACACCGACGGACACCGGGTTCTCATCACCAAAGGCGCCGCAGAAGAGATGCTCGCCTGTTCAACCCATAAGCAAGTACAGGGCACGGCGTCGCCGCTGACTGGCTCGGACCGTCAGCAGACCCTCGCCGAGGTCAAAAAGTTGAACTCCCAGGGACTTAGGGTCATCCTGATCTCTTACAAGGACAACCCCCGCGTTGCCGGCGAACTCAATGCGCGGGATGAATCCGAACTGACTCTGATCGGCTATCTCGCCTTCTTGGATCCACCCAAACAGTTTGCTAAGGAAACGGTTGCAAGCATAGTCAGGCAGGGCCTGAGGGTCAAAGTGCTGACCGGAGACAATGAAGCGGTCACCAAGGCGGTCTGCCGGGAGGTAGGTATTCCCACTAATACGGTACTCGACGGAAGCGAAGTAGAGTCGATGAGCGCAGAGGAGCTCACGCAGAAGGTTGACCGATGCGACATCTTCGTAAAGCTCACGCCGGAAGGCAAAACACAGGTCATACGCGCCCTCCGTAAGGCAGGGCATACAGTGGCCTTTATGGGGGATGGAATCAACGACGCCCCCGCAATGCGTGCCGCGGATGTCTCCGTCTCGGTGAATACCGCCGTCGACGTCGCAAAGCAAGCTGCGGATATCATTCTCCTGAAGAGTGACCTCGAGATTCTGGAGGAAGGAGTACTGCTCGGTCGCCAGGTCTTTGTGAACACGATGAAATACATCAAGATCACCCTGAGCTCCAACTTTGGCAATATCCTCTCGGTCTTGATCGCATCGATCTTCCTGCCCTTTATCCCGATGCTACCACTGCAGTTGCTCGTACTCGACCTGATGTACGGGATCTCCTGCGTGTCGATCCCCTTTGACACGGTCTCTGAGAGAGCTTGTGAGCAGCCACGCCCCTGGACGACTAAGGGATTGCTCCCCTTCATGTTCGTCTTCGGCCCGGTCTCCTCGCTGATGGACATCGTGACTTTTGCGCTTCTATTCAGGTATGTCTGCCCGATGGTTGTCGGTGCAGAGTGGGTTGGCGCTACGCTCAGTCAGCGTGCCCTCTTTATTGCGGTATTCCATGCGGGTTGGTTCATCGAATCGCTGTGGACACAGGAGATGGTGATCCATGCACTGCGTGAGCCGGGGCTCCCTTTTATTGGTCAGCATGCCGCACCACCTGTCCTCTGGGCAACCTTCGGGATGTCCGTTTTGGGGACGGTTCTGCCCTACTCCGATCTGGCAGAGGCACTCGATTTCGGCCCCCTACCCGGCTGGTATCTTGTGGCAGTCGCGGGTATCATGGTCCTCTACCTCATCCTTGTAAGCTTTGCGAAAGCGGCCTATATCCACAAGGATCCGGAGCGCGAAGTGACCTTCCTCTGA